From one Lycium barbarum isolate Lr01 chromosome 6, ASM1917538v2, whole genome shotgun sequence genomic stretch:
- the LOC132645248 gene encoding uncharacterized protein LOC132645248 produces MTAAPFLIESNLKYNPLLYTPNPIQYTRLLHNQKLTPSKLSKPTKLTVKCFNKNHKNGIFNDKNGLELKNKETPFEKVAKSVMNALKALRKPAVAAVLVGLLLMYDPNSALAASGGRIGGKSFSSSRSSMSSSRGYSMRTGEPKFSYSVPYYAPSPFGFGGGGVYVGPAVGFGSTAFLVMMGFAAFVLVSGFLSDRSEGSVLTATDKTSVLKLQVGLLGLGRSLQKDLNRIAEVADTSTPEGLSYVLTETTLALLRHPDYCISAYSSVDVKRSMEEAENRFNQLSIEERGKFDEETLVNVNNIRRKSSTSQSSNGFSNEYIVVTILVAAEGAYKLPTINGSGDLKEALQKIASIPSSRTLAVEILWTPQNENDTLSERELLEDYSLLRPL; encoded by the exons ATGACTGCTGCTCCTTTCTTGATTGAATCAAACCTCAAATATAACCCTTTGTTGTATACTCCAAACCCAATACAATATACCCGTTTACTCCATAACCAAAAGCTTACACCCTCAAAACTCTCAAAACCCACCAAGCTTACCGTCAAATGCTTCAACAAGAACCATAAAAATGGGATCTTTAATGATAAAAACGGGTTAGAATTGAAAAACAAAGAAACCCCATTTGAGAAAGTTGCTAAAAGTGTAATGAATGCCCTCAAAGCTTTGCGAAAACCCGCTGTAGCCGCTGTACTAgtcgggttgttgttgatgtatgaCCCGAATTCAGCATTGGCTGCTTCTGGTGGGAGGATTGGTGGCAAGTCGTTTTCGTCGTCGCGTAGCTCAATGTCTTCGTCTAGGGGGTATTCTATGAGGACAGGAGAGCCTAAGTTTTCGTATTCGGTACCATATTATGCTCCCTCCCCTTTTGGTTTTGGTGGGGGTGGAGTTTATGTAGGACCAGCTGTTGGTTTTGGGTCAACTGCTTTTTTGGTTATGATGGGTTTTGCTGCTTTTGTTTTGGTTTCCGGGTTTCTGTCTGATCGGTCTGAGGGCAGTGTGCTTACTGCAACTGACAAAACTAGTGTTCTCAAGCTGCAG GTTGGGTTGTTGGGCTTGGGTAGATCACTTCAAAAGGATCTCAACCGGATTGCAGAAGTGGCAGATACATCCACACCAGAGGGTTTAAGCTACGTCTTGACGG AGACGACATTAGCTTTGCTTCGACACCCTGATTATTGCATCTCAGCTTATTCATCT GTTGATGTCAAGAGGAGCATGGAGGAAGCCGAGAATCGATTCAATCAACTTTCCATTGAGGAACGTGGTAAATTTGATGAAGAGACACTTGTGAATGTGAACAACATTAGGAGGAAAAGCTCTACGAGCCAGAGTTCAAATGGATTTAGCAATGAATACATAGTG GTTACAATCTTGGTAGCTGCTGAAGGTGCTTATAAATTGCCTACTATTAATGGAAGTGGAGACTTGAAAGAAGCCTTGCAAAAGATCGCTTCTATTCCTTCCAGTAGAACACTG GCAGTTGAGATTTTATGGACCCCACAGAACGAAAACGACACATTATCAGAACGAGAACTTCTTGAGGACTACTCTCTCTTGAGGCCTCTGTAA